A single genomic interval of Lathyrus oleraceus cultivar Zhongwan6 chromosome 7, CAAS_Psat_ZW6_1.0, whole genome shotgun sequence harbors:
- the LOC127104586 gene encoding uncharacterized protein LOC127104586 — MKFLLTTLKMVYVLNIPKSEEKEDEIIAETRERQKWDNDDYICMGHILNGMCDSLFDIYQSSNSAKELWEKLESRYMQEDATSKKFLVSQFNNYKMIDGRSVMEQMHEIKRILNNYKQHNMHMDETIIVSSIIDKLPPSWKDFKRTMKHKKEDISLEQLGNHLRLEEEYRKQDDTKSQFTQEKIHVMEEGNSSKHSNKRK, encoded by the coding sequence ATGAAATTTCTTCTCACAACACTGAAGATGGTGTATGTCCTTAACATTCCAAAATCggaagaaaaagaagatgaaaTAATTGCTGAAACTAGAGAGAGACAAAAGTGGGACAATGATGATTATATATGCATGGGACACATCCTCAACGGTATGTGCGATTCGTTGTTCGACATTTATCAGAGCAGTAACTCCGCAAAAGAGTTATGGGAGAAATTGGAATCAAGATACATGCAAGAGGACGCTACAAGTAAGAAGTTTCTTGTTTCTCAATTTAATAATTATAAAATGATAGATGGTAGGTCTGTTATGGAACAAATGCATGAAATTAAACGTATTCTCAATAATTACAAACAACATAATATGCACATGGATGAAACTATAATTGTATCCTCCATAATAGATAAACTTCCTCCTTCTTGGAAAGATTTTAAAAGAACCATGAAGCATAAGAAGGAGGATATTTCTCTTGAACAATTGGGTAATCACCTTCGTTTAGAAGAAGAGTATCGAAAACAAGATGATACTAAAAGCCAATTTACTCAAGAGAAGATCCATGTGATGGAGGAAGGAAATTCAAGCAAACATTCCAATAAAAGAAAATGA
- the LOC127104587 gene encoding uncharacterized protein LOC127104587 translates to MPLEKETRSRFQFNFPDPDLSLLQDLSARVEDHDGFRKRNGNLLSLMKLKVDSMALSVLSYFYDPTYHCFTFLDYQLSLTLEEFTYIAGIPIRNKVPFIGGKEVPKSHIIGASLHVPKAEEENGLTTKGGISGFPIKYLVERASRYANMGSNDVFEEILTLMIYGILLFPSFKDFVDMDAIQVFMTCNSVPTLLGDVYYSIHFRTEKKGGWVCCCAPILYKWFISHLPQSTLYNKDNLMWSKSLMALTNGDIVWYNAAYDVGMIVVIYGEFPNVPLIVTKGFITYNPSLAYRQLAYSMDDKPKSLLVTPVVIREGEENINIRKDVMKAWSHIFARRSSS, encoded by the coding sequence ATGCCTTTGGAAAAAGAAACTAGGAGTCGGTTCCAGTTCAATTTCCCCGATCCAGATTTATCTCTATTACAAGACTTGTCCGCTCGTGTGGAAGATCATGATGGTTTTAGGAAGAGGAATGGAAATCTCTTATCTTTGATGAAATTGAAAGTGGATAGCATGGCGTTGAGTGTTCTTTCATATTTTTATGACCCAACATATCATTGTTTCACTTTCCTCGATTATCAATTATCACTGACTCTCGAAGAATTCACTTACATTGCGGGAATTCCAATCCGTAATAAGGTTCCTTTTATTGGAGGAAAGGAGGTACCAAAGTCCCATATTATTGGGGCATCTCTACATGTTCCAAAGGCTGAAGAAGAAAATGGTCTCACCACTAAAGGAGGAATTTCCGGTTTCCCCATCAAGTACTTAGTGGAAAGAGCTTCACGTTATGCCAACATGGGGAGTAATGATGTGTTTGAGGAAATCTTGACCTTGATGATTTATGGGATTCTACTCTTTCCAAGCTTCAAAGACTTTGTTGATATGGATGCTATTCAGGTTTTCATGACTTGTAATTCGGTTCCTACTCTTCTAGGAGATGTCTATTACTCCATCCACTTTAGGACCGAGAAGAAGGGTGGATGGGTCTGTTGTTGTGCACCTatattgtacaagtggtttatttcacacttgccacAGTCCACTTTATACAACAAGGACAATCTCATGTGGTCAAAAAGTCTTATGGCTCTTACTAATGGGGACATAGTATGGTACAATGCAGCCTATGATGTTGGGATGATTGTAGTGATTTATGGAGAATTCCCCAACGTACCTCTTATTGTTACCAAGGGATTTATTACCTACAATCCATCTTTAGCATACCGTCAGCTTGCCTATTCCATGGATGATAAGCCTAAGTCTCTATTGGTTACTCCTGTTGTCATCCGAGAAGGCGAGGAGAATATAAATATTAGAAAGGATGTTATGAAGGCTTGGTCTCATATTTTCGCAAGGAGAAGTTCGAGTTAG